One Perognathus longimembris pacificus isolate PPM17 chromosome 24, ASM2315922v1, whole genome shotgun sequence DNA segment encodes these proteins:
- the Sfrp2 gene encoding secreted frizzled-related protein 2: MRPQGPGSRLLLLLLASLGCVRSARGLFLFGQPDFAYKRSNCKPIPANLQLCHGIEYQNMRLPNLLGHETMKEVLEQAGAWIPLVMKQCHPDTKKFLCSLFAPVCLDDLDETIQPCHSLCVQVKDRCAPVMSAFGFPWPDMLECDRFPQDNDLCIPLASGDHLLPATEEAPKVCEACKNKNDDDNDIMETLCKNDFALKIKVKEITYINRDTKIILETKSKTIYKLNGVSERDLKKSVLWLKDSLQCTCEEMNDINAPYLVMGQKQGGELVITSVKRWQKGQREFKRISRSIRKLQC; the protein is encoded by the exons ATGCGGCCGCAGGGCCCCGGCtcccggctgctgctgctgctgctggcgtcGCTGGGCTGCGTGCGCTCGGCGCGCGGGCTCTTCCTCTTCGGCCAGCCCGACTTCGCCTACAAGCGCAGCAACTGCAAGCCCATCCCCGCCAACCTGCAGCTGTGCCACGGCATCGAGTACCAGAACATGCGGCTGCCCAACCTGCTGGGCCACGAGACCATGAAGGAGGTGCTGGAGCAGGCGGGCGCCTGGATCCCGCTGGTCATGAAGCAGTGCCACCCCGACACCAAGAAGTTCCTGTGCTCGCTCTTCGCCCCCGTCTGCCTCGACGACCTCGACGAGACCATCCAGCCGTGCCACTCGCTGTGCGTGCAGGTGAAGGACCGCTGCGCCCCGGTCATGTCGGCCTTCGGCTTCCCCTGGCCCGACATGCTCGAGTGCGATCGCTTCCCGCAGGACAACGACCTCTGCATCCCGCTGGCCAGCGGCGACCACCTCCTGCCCGCCACCGAGGAAG CTCCCAAAGTATGTGAGGCCTGCAAAAATAAAAACGACGACGACAACGACATCATGGAAACTCTTTGTAAAAATGACTTCG cactgaaaataaaagtaaaggagATCACGTACATCAACAGAGATACCAAAATCATTCTAGAGACCAAAAGCAAGACCATTTACAAGCTCAACGGCGTGTCCGAAAGGGACCTGAAGAaatcggtgctgtggctcaaggacagcttGCAGTGCACCTGCGAGGAGATGAACGACATCAACGCGCCCTACCTGGTGATGGGACAGAAGCAGGGCGGGGAGCTGGTCATCACCTCGGTGAAGCGCTGGCAGAAGGGCCAGCGGGAGTTCAAGCGCATCTCCCGCAGCATCCGCAAGCTTCAGTGCTAG